In Natronococcus occultus SP4, the following proteins share a genomic window:
- a CDS encoding alpha,alpha-trehalose-phosphate synthase (UDP-forming), whose protein sequence is MRNTEHRLPDGSADGRRADGGSRPDETDADDPDCPESLIVVSNRQPYRHEYEDGDGDERSIAVDEPAGGLTAGLDPVVREASGTWIAWGDGEADFAVTDENDCVAVPPGEDAYTLQRIDLSEEAVDSYYYGFSNQVLWPLCHEFPDLIENGDTWSNDFEWYHTVNERFADAVATHATAESVVWIQDYHFGLAPRLIRRQIPETATIAHFWHIPWPTPETFAECPAGEDVLAGLLGNDLLGFHVDRYARLFMECVEQYLDGAVVDRDRWIVDYEDGTTHLTTDAMGVDADTYDRAARQDTDVDAVLAELGVSPDVTLGLGVDRLDYSKGIPERLAALERFFERNPDRRGEFTFLQKATPSRTGIPAYQRLGELVRSEVTRINSRFGTDDWQPIVYTEEYVSQENLCALYRRADAMLISPLLDGMNLVAQEFVASSVDEDGVLLLSEQTGAHERLGDDAVTIDPTDTDGVAAALETALEMPADERRRRMRTLREDVFEADLEAWMDSQFAAIARLHGSRESTDEQGAQTPPV, encoded by the coding sequence ATGCGAAATACGGAGCATCGGCTGCCCGACGGGAGTGCCGACGGGCGACGAGCGGACGGGGGGAGCCGCCCCGACGAAACGGATGCCGACGATCCGGACTGTCCGGAGTCGCTGATCGTCGTCTCGAACCGCCAGCCGTACCGCCACGAGTACGAGGACGGCGACGGCGACGAGCGGTCGATCGCCGTCGACGAGCCCGCCGGCGGGCTGACCGCCGGTCTGGACCCGGTCGTCCGGGAGGCGAGCGGCACCTGGATCGCCTGGGGTGACGGCGAGGCCGACTTCGCGGTCACGGACGAGAACGACTGCGTCGCCGTCCCGCCGGGTGAGGACGCCTACACCCTCCAGCGGATCGACCTCTCCGAGGAGGCCGTCGACTCCTACTACTACGGCTTCAGCAACCAGGTCCTCTGGCCGCTGTGCCACGAGTTTCCCGACCTGATCGAGAACGGCGACACGTGGTCGAACGATTTCGAGTGGTACCACACCGTCAACGAGCGGTTCGCCGACGCCGTCGCCACACACGCGACCGCCGAGTCGGTCGTCTGGATCCAGGACTACCACTTCGGGCTCGCACCGCGGCTGATCCGCCGGCAGATCCCCGAGACGGCGACGATCGCACACTTCTGGCATATCCCGTGGCCGACGCCGGAGACGTTCGCCGAGTGTCCCGCCGGCGAGGACGTCCTTGCGGGGCTGCTCGGCAACGACCTGCTCGGATTCCACGTCGATCGGTACGCACGACTGTTCATGGAGTGTGTCGAGCAGTACCTCGACGGCGCGGTCGTCGATCGTGACCGGTGGATCGTCGACTACGAGGACGGGACGACCCACCTGACGACCGACGCGATGGGTGTCGACGCGGACACCTACGACAGGGCGGCCCGTCAGGACACGGACGTCGACGCGGTGCTCGCAGAACTGGGCGTCTCCCCCGACGTGACACTCGGGCTGGGGGTCGATCGGCTCGACTACTCGAAGGGGATCCCCGAACGGCTCGCGGCCCTCGAGCGGTTCTTCGAGCGCAACCCCGATCGGCGCGGCGAGTTCACGTTTCTCCAGAAGGCGACGCCCTCGCGAACCGGCATTCCGGCCTACCAGCGGCTCGGCGAGCTGGTCCGCAGCGAGGTGACCCGGATCAACAGCCGCTTTGGAACCGACGACTGGCAGCCGATCGTCTACACCGAGGAGTACGTCTCCCAGGAGAACCTCTGTGCGCTCTACCGGCGGGCCGACGCGATGCTCATCAGCCCGCTGCTGGACGGGATGAATCTCGTCGCTCAGGAGTTCGTCGCCTCGAGCGTCGACGAGGACGGCGTCTTGCTGCTCAGCGAGCAGACGGGGGCCCACGAACGGCTCGGCGACGACGCGGTGACGATCGATCCGACCGACACCGACGGCGTCGCGGCCGCGCTCGAGACCGCCCTCGAGATGCCCGCAGACGAGCGCCGACGCCGGATGCGAACCCTGCGCGAGGACGTCTTCGAGGCCGACCTCGAGGCGTGGATGGACAGCCAGTTCGCGGCGATCGCCCGCCTGCACGGGTCGCGCGAGTCGACCGACGAGCAGGGTGCCCAGACACCGCCCGTCTAA
- a CDS encoding M24 family metallopeptidase yields MHSPFDARIDACRRRLETVGAELLVCFPSPNLTYLTGFVESPSERHFLLFVPRDGAPTLVAPTMYDSQLEALELPDVRLWDDETDPLELVADVLGTALPAGGDGSTVLLDDRMWTTFNHDLRGLAPDAEFGLAGDVLEDLRLRKDEPELAALRRAGAIADRVSLAIRARGEDVLGTTEAELASEIDSLLASEGGAEPAFETIVAAGPNGVRPHHHPGDREIERGDPIVLDFGAFVEADLEAGTARYPGDQTRTIVVGEPPAEYERVHEVVCEAQRAAVDAVEPGVEAGEIDRVARSVIEEAGYGDAFVHRTGHGVGLEVHEPPYITAGNDRELKPGMVFSVEPGIYLEDRFGVRIEDLVVVTDEGCERLNDSPRGWESGEDVDRSQ; encoded by the coding sequence ATGCACTCGCCGTTCGACGCCCGGATCGACGCCTGCCGCCGCCGGCTCGAGACGGTCGGCGCGGAGCTGCTCGTCTGCTTCCCGAGTCCGAACCTGACGTACCTGACGGGGTTCGTCGAGTCCCCCTCGGAGCGACACTTCCTCCTGTTCGTTCCACGAGACGGCGCGCCGACGCTCGTGGCACCGACGATGTACGACTCCCAGCTCGAAGCCCTCGAGCTCCCCGACGTCCGCCTCTGGGACGACGAGACGGATCCGCTCGAGCTCGTTGCGGACGTCCTCGGAACGGCGCTGCCCGCCGGCGGCGACGGCTCGACCGTCCTGCTCGACGACCGCATGTGGACGACGTTCAACCACGACCTGCGCGGGCTGGCGCCCGACGCCGAGTTCGGGCTGGCCGGCGACGTCCTCGAGGACCTGCGGCTCCGCAAGGACGAGCCCGAACTCGCGGCGCTTCGGCGAGCGGGGGCGATCGCGGATCGGGTCTCGCTCGCGATCCGTGCCCGGGGCGAGGACGTCCTCGGTACGACCGAAGCGGAGCTCGCGAGCGAGATCGACTCGCTGCTGGCGAGCGAGGGCGGCGCGGAGCCGGCCTTCGAGACAATCGTCGCCGCGGGACCGAACGGCGTCCGTCCTCACCACCACCCCGGAGATCGCGAGATCGAGCGGGGCGACCCGATCGTGCTGGATTTCGGCGCGTTCGTCGAGGCTGATCTCGAGGCAGGAACCGCGCGGTACCCCGGCGACCAGACCCGGACGATCGTCGTCGGCGAGCCGCCCGCGGAGTACGAGCGGGTCCACGAGGTCGTCTGCGAGGCCCAGCGGGCCGCCGTCGACGCCGTCGAACCCGGGGTCGAGGCCGGCGAGATCGACCGCGTCGCTCGCTCGGTGATCGAAGAGGCGGGCTACGGCGACGCGTTCGTCCACCGCACCGGTCACGGGGTCGGTCTCGAGGTCCACGAACCGCCGTACATCACCGCGGGCAACGACCGCGAGCTCAAGCCCGGGATGGTCTTTTCCGTCGAGCCGGGTATCTATCTCGAGGACCGGTTCGGCGTCCGGATCGAGGACCTCGTGGTCGTCACCGACGAGGGCTGCGAGCGCCTGAACGACTCCCCGCGGGGCTGGGAGAGCGGCGAGGACGTCGACCGATCGCAGTAA
- a CDS encoding alcohol dehydrogenase family protein codes for MFKSAQLNRANMVPETMRAVLLTGHGGLEKLEYREDVPVPQPGADDVLVKVDACGLNNTDIWTREAAYGEDDAGWKDQLDFPIIQGADIAGTIVDVGSNVSEDRIGDRVLVDNALYADAQNEFQSLVNADLIGSERDGGYAEYAAVPAENAHRVDSSLSAAELATFPTAYVTAERMLNRANVSAGDDVFVTGASGGVGTGLVQLARRRDARVLGLTSSGKSDSIREVGAEEVVARDDDDIPAAVRNWTEDEQVDVVADVVGGELFQEFLEVLRPGGSLVTAGAVAGPVTEIDLRTVYLKQIDIVGSTMGTRSEFQDLVRYIENGDIEPLLAETYPLSEIHKAQRQFTRNDYVGNIVVEP; via the coding sequence GTGTTCAAGTCGGCTCAGCTAAACCGTGCTAACATGGTTCCGGAGACTATGAGAGCGGTACTACTCACCGGACACGGCGGGCTGGAGAAGTTAGAATATCGAGAGGACGTCCCGGTTCCGCAGCCCGGAGCCGACGACGTACTCGTGAAGGTCGACGCGTGTGGGCTGAACAACACCGACATCTGGACTCGGGAGGCGGCGTACGGCGAGGACGACGCCGGCTGGAAAGACCAACTCGACTTTCCGATCATCCAGGGAGCGGACATCGCAGGGACGATCGTCGACGTCGGTTCGAACGTTTCGGAAGACCGGATCGGTGATCGAGTCCTCGTAGATAACGCGCTCTACGCCGATGCCCAGAACGAGTTCCAATCGCTCGTAAACGCCGACCTCATCGGAAGCGAACGGGACGGCGGGTACGCGGAGTACGCGGCCGTTCCGGCCGAAAACGCACACCGCGTAGACAGCTCCCTCTCCGCTGCTGAACTCGCGACGTTCCCGACAGCGTACGTGACGGCTGAACGGATGCTGAATCGGGCCAACGTCAGCGCTGGCGACGACGTATTCGTCACTGGTGCCTCCGGCGGTGTCGGGACGGGGCTCGTTCAACTCGCGCGGCGACGTGATGCACGCGTGCTCGGACTGACAAGTAGCGGGAAATCGGATTCGATTCGCGAGGTAGGAGCCGAGGAGGTCGTCGCACGCGATGACGACGATATCCCGGCGGCAGTAAGAAACTGGACCGAAGACGAGCAAGTCGACGTCGTGGCCGACGTCGTCGGTGGTGAGCTATTCCAAGAGTTCCTCGAGGTGCTTCGGCCGGGTGGCAGCCTGGTGACCGCAGGTGCTGTCGCCGGCCCTGTCACCGAAATCGACCTTCGGACAGTGTACTTAAAACAAATCGACATCGTCGGGTCGACGATGGGGACACGAAGCGAGTTCCAAGACCTGGTTCGCTACATCGAGAACGGCGACATCGAACCACTACTTGCCGAAACGTACCCACTCTCCGAGATCCACAAGGCACAACGTCAGTTCACTCGGAACGATTACGTCGGGAATATTGTCGTAGAGCCGTAA